TAGCGGCCTTGTAGTAGACTGGCGGAAGACCCTCTGGTGCCGTCACCTCCTCGACAGCCTCTGCCAGTTCCGCCTCGTGTTCGTGCTCCTGCTGGAAGGTCTCGTACGCAGCGTCAAGTTGCTGCTCTAGCGGCTCGATCTCGCTGGCGAGAAAGTCATTCCGGGAGTTCGCGATATACTCGCCGGCGGCGGTGGGCGTGATCGTCGCGACGTCCGTCACCTGATCCGCGATGAGTCGGTCATCGGTGTGTCCAATCGCCGTGACCACCGGGGTATTGGCGGTGAAGATCGCCTCCGCGACCCGCTCCGTGTTGAACGCTTGGAGGTTCGAATCGCTCCCACCGCCCCGACCGATGATGATCGCGTCGACGTCCTCCGAGCGGTCGAGATGGTGGATGCCGTTCGCGATGGATGTCGGCGCGTTCGACCCCTGGACGGTTGCGTCCTTCACCAGGATGTCGACGGTGGGGTCCTGCTCGTGGATCGCGTTCTGGATGTCGTACCGGGCGTCCCCTCGGAGGGACGTGACGACGCCGACCCGCTCCGGGAACGCTGGCGGCTGCTGTTTCTGCTCGTCGTCGAACCAGCCACGCTCTTCGAGTTCGCTTCGCAGTCGCTCGACTGCAGCCGCCTGGTCGCCGTCGCCGACGACGATCACCTCCCACGGTTTGAGGTCGATTTTCCCACCTTCGACCCAGTAGTCGATATCGCCCTCGAGGATGACTTCGGTCCCGTCCTCGAGGTCGGCGTCCATCTCCCGGTAACGGTTCGCCCAGATCATACAGGGGAGTTCGGCGTCGCCGTCGGTGAGTGTGAAGTAGAGCGCCGTACTGTTCTGGTGAAGGTCAGTGACTTCGCCAATACAGCGGACGCCGTTGAGGGCAGGCGTGTCCTGGACGACCGATGCAATCCGGTCGTTCAGCTGTGACACGCTAAGAACCTCTTTCGCGTCGGGTTCGACCGCCTGCCGTTCGGTGTCCGGTGCGTCCGCCATCTCCGTTTCCTAACTTCTGAACAGGAACCTCAAAAAGCTACGTTCGAGTGACGGGGTCGGCTGCGTTACACAGGCCTACAGGTCGCGGGGCTGGACCGTCTTCCGGTCGTTGGCCTCGGCACGGTCGGCGGCGTCGTTGAGCAGTTCGGCAACTTCCTCGTTGAGGGCGTCGTAGAAATCGGCCGAGACGTTGTGCTCCGAAAGTTCGTCCTTCACGGCTGCTTTGACGATTAGGTCAGACATTCCATCGCAGGTTTCGCTTGGCCACCGTATAAAGGTTCGAACTTTCTCACCCCGGATTTCGGCCAAGTAGTATCGAGTATTCCCCTCTGAGCACCAGAGAACACTTAATCAATCCCCGAAAAGAAGAGAAATAGACAGATGCACGATTTAACCGGATTCCAGCGGGATATCTTGACCGTGATCGCCGGGCTCGACGAACCACATGGGCTCGCAGTCAAGGACGAACTCGAGGACTACTACGAACAAGAAATCAATCATGGCCGTCTTTATCCAAATCTCGACGACCTCGTCGACAAAGGCCTCCTCGAAAAGGGACAACTCGACAAACGCACGAACGTGTACACGCTCACACAGCGTGGCCGCCGTGAAATTGCTGCTCGTCGCGACTGGGAAACCCAGTACGTCGACCTCAGCGAGTAACACCTCTGTTTCCAGCGATCAGGGACGGTGGATGTCACCCACTCCAGCAACACTGCTTCTTTCGGACAGTTATCGGTTTAGAGACCATGGGCTCATTCAAGCAGGCCGAGCTCAGTGAGGCGGTCTTTGACGTGTCCCAGCGCGTGCTTGGCGTCC
The DNA window shown above is from Halostella litorea and carries:
- a CDS encoding PadR family transcriptional regulator translates to MHDLTGFQRDILTVIAGLDEPHGLAVKDELEDYYEQEINHGRLYPNLDDLVDKGLLEKGQLDKRTNVYTLTQRGRREIAARRDWETQYVDLSE
- the xseA gene encoding exodeoxyribonuclease VII large subunit, whose translation is MADAPDTERQAVEPDAKEVLSVSQLNDRIASVVQDTPALNGVRCIGEVTDLHQNSTALYFTLTDGDAELPCMIWANRYREMDADLEDGTEVILEGDIDYWVEGGKIDLKPWEVIVVGDGDQAAAVERLRSELEERGWFDDEQKQQPPAFPERVGVVTSLRGDARYDIQNAIHEQDPTVDILVKDATVQGSNAPTSIANGIHHLDRSEDVDAIIIGRGGGSDSNLQAFNTERVAEAIFTANTPVVTAIGHTDDRLIADQVTDVATITPTAAGEYIANSRNDFLASEIEPLEQQLDAAYETFQQEHEHEAELAEAVEEVTAPEGLPPVYYKAAIAVLLVLLLLITALWLEVI
- a CDS encoding DUF1931 domain-containing protein codes for the protein MSDLIVKAAVKDELSEHNVSADFYDALNEEVAELLNDAADRAEANDRKTVQPRDL